One Sphingomonas endolithica genomic window, TCAGATTACCGACGAATTTTTCGAACAGATACAGGCTGTCCTGCGGCCCGGGGCTAGCCTCGGGATGATATTGCACGCTGAACGCCGGCCGATCCGTCAGTTCGAACCCGGCATTGCTGCCATCGAACAACGACACATGCGTCTCCCGCGCCGTCGCCGGCAGCGTCTCGCCGCGCACCGCAAAGCCGTGGTTCATGCTGGTGATCTCGACCACCCCGTCCGACAGGCGCTTGACCGGATGGTTGGCGCCGCGATGACCCTGGAACATCTTGGTCGTCTGCGCGCCTACCGCCAACGCCAGCAATTGGTGTCCGAGACAGATGCCGAACAGCGGAATGCGCGTTTCGAGCAGTTGCTGGATCACCGGCACCGCATAGTCACCGGTCGCCGCGGGATCGCCCGGGCCGTTGGACAGGAAGATGCCGTCGGGCTTGAGCGCCATCACCTCGTCATACGTCGCGGTCGCCGGCAACACGCTGACCTTCGCCCCCGCCGCGGCGAGATTGCGGTAGATGTTGCGCTTGGCGCCATAATCGATCGCGACGACATGGGGGCGCTCATCCCCCTCCCGCTTGCGGGAGGGGTCAGGGGTGGGGCTATCCACGGGCGTAGCGTCCATTGAAGTGTCCCCACCCCCGGCCCCTCCCGCAAGCGGGAGGGGGGACGACGCGCCATACCCGAACCCAAGCCGCCAAACGCCGCCTTCCCAGCCGTAATGCGTCTCCGCCGTCACGTCC contains:
- the carA gene encoding glutamine-hydrolyzing carbamoyl-phosphate synthase small subunit; this encodes MADTKPIAMPAKAPDGATGVLVLASGDVAWGRGFGAEGSAVGEVCFHTAMTGYQEVMTDPSFAGQMVTFTFPHIGNVGANPDDLEANDPHALGIIVREDVTEPSNFRSVERLDSWMAAHGRIGLSGIDTRALTKRIRVGGAPNGVIAHSASGTFDIPALLAQARAWPGLEGMDLAKDVTAETHYGWEGGVWRLGFGYGASSPLPLAGGAGGGDTSMDATPVDSPTPDPSRKREGDERPHVVAIDYGAKRNIYRNLAAAGAKVSVLPATATYDEVMALKPDGIFLSNGPGDPAATGDYAVPVIQQLLETRIPLFGICLGHQLLALAVGAQTTKMFQGHRGANHPVKRLSDGVVEITSMNHGFAVRGETLPATARETHVSLFDGSNAGFELTDRPAFSVQYHPEASPGPQDSLYLFEKFVGNLKVAS